In Canis lupus dingo isolate Sandy chromosome 12, ASM325472v2, whole genome shotgun sequence, the following proteins share a genomic window:
- the C12H6orf141 gene encoding uncharacterized protein C6orf141 homolog, with amino-acid sequence MSEPPAGQGPSWPRRAANAAAAPCIPGRDRSSPGAGSPAAAGGAGAGAGGGLGGSPGGSPETLPAADGLDCEPWIREKVLFLLHPERWLGTPGDSARAGEAGGEDLCPAAGAARDPDCERVPGGGGGAPGSGAPPRSVLVRIVDYQATEEVLWTAWTKGLAAARTQERSVTGDHFPHRQGVRRAVGRRAAGTPGLSQLRGRRPRPRSQRPPRSPLGLDRPRIGHREEEPEECCGLVDERGSLGKCCSWSTDL; translated from the coding sequence ATGAGCGAGCCGCCTGCCGGGCAGGGGCCCTCGTGGCCCCGCCGCGCTGCGAATGCCGCCGCCGCTCCGTGCATCCCGGGGCGCGACAGGTCGTCTCCGGGCGCGGGGAgtccggcggcggcggggggggcgggcgcgggcgcgggcggagGCCTGGGCGGCTCCCCCGGCGGCTCCCCCGAGACCCTGCCGGCCGCAGACGGGCTGGACTGTGAGCCCTGGATCCGAGAGAAGGTGCTGTTCCTTCTGCACCCAGAGAGGTGGCTGGGGACCCCAGGGGACTCTGCAAGGGCAGGAGAGGCCGGCGGGGAGGACCTTTGCCCGGCGGCCGGAGCCGCCCGGGACCCCGACTGCGAGCGGGTtcccggcggcggcggaggcgcgCCCGGCTCCGGAGCGCCCCCCAGGTCGGTGCTCGTGAGGATCGTGGACTACCAGGCGACCGAGGAAGTCCTGTGGACCGCGTGGACCAAGGGCCTCGCGGCCGCCCGGACCCAGGAGCGCTCCGTGACCGGCGATCACTTTCCGCACCGGCAGGGAGTGAGGCGGGCTGTGGGGCGCAGGGCTGCGGGGACCCCCGGGCTCTCCCAGCTTCGGGGGAGGCGCCCCCGGCCGCGCTCGCAGAGGCCACCTCGCAGCCCCCTGGGACTGGACCGCCCAAGGATAGGACACAGGGAAGAGGAACCGGAGGAGTGTTGCGGGCTAGTGGACGAGCGAGGCTCCTTAGGAAAATGC